In one Marinomonas maritima genomic region, the following are encoded:
- a CDS encoding homoserine dehydrogenase, which translates to MKPVKVGICGLGTVGSGSFSILRNNAEEITRRVGRSIVIEQIGARRDNDMCDTSGVSVTRDIFDVVNNPEIDIVLELIGGTTVAKELVLTAIENGKHVVTANKALIAEHGNEIFARAQEKGVIVAFEAAVAGGIPIIKLIREGLSANRIDWLAGIINGTGNFILSEMSEKNRNFDDVLAEAQALGYAEADPTFDIEGIDAAHKLTILASIAFGIPLQFEKTYTEGISRITSEDVAFASELGYAIKHLGIARRSKMGIELRVHPTLISRKQLLANVNGVMNAIMVQGDVVGPTLTYGAGAGALPTGSSVVADVIDVARTLTADPTNRVPHLAFQADALSSMQILPVEEIECGFFLNMTIKDRAGVLANITQILSMNDISIESLIQREREGSELVPLVVMTHDVKERNMNAAIAAIEALPDVAGTVQRIRVENLA; encoded by the coding sequence TTGAAACCGGTAAAAGTCGGAATTTGTGGGCTGGGGACTGTGGGGTCCGGCAGTTTTAGCATTCTACGTAATAATGCAGAAGAGATCACACGCCGTGTTGGTCGCAGTATTGTTATCGAACAGATAGGTGCTCGTCGTGACAATGACATGTGCGACACCTCCGGGGTGAGCGTTACCCGCGACATTTTTGATGTGGTTAATAATCCAGAGATAGATATTGTTCTTGAGCTTATCGGCGGAACAACGGTTGCGAAAGAGCTTGTGCTTACTGCGATTGAAAATGGTAAGCATGTTGTAACGGCCAATAAGGCTTTAATTGCTGAACACGGCAATGAAATTTTCGCAAGAGCCCAAGAGAAGGGCGTTATTGTTGCTTTCGAGGCGGCTGTAGCGGGTGGTATTCCCATTATTAAGTTGATACGAGAAGGCCTGTCTGCCAATAGAATTGACTGGTTGGCGGGTATTATCAATGGTACTGGTAATTTCATTCTGTCTGAGATGAGTGAAAAGAACCGTAATTTTGATGATGTGTTAGCAGAAGCGCAAGCGCTTGGCTACGCTGAAGCAGATCCGACGTTTGATATTGAAGGCATTGATGCCGCGCATAAGTTGACTATTTTAGCGTCCATTGCTTTTGGTATTCCATTGCAGTTTGAAAAAACGTACACAGAAGGCATCAGCCGCATTACATCGGAAGATGTCGCTTTTGCCAGTGAACTTGGTTATGCGATTAAGCATTTGGGCATCGCGCGCCGTTCAAAAATGGGCATTGAGTTACGAGTTCATCCGACCTTAATTTCCCGTAAGCAGCTTCTAGCCAATGTAAATGGCGTTATGAATGCGATTATGGTTCAAGGTGATGTGGTTGGCCCGACGTTAACGTATGGCGCTGGCGCTGGGGCATTACCAACAGGGTCTTCTGTTGTCGCGGATGTGATTGATGTTGCTCGTACATTAACTGCAGATCCAACTAATCGTGTTCCTCACTTGGCTTTCCAAGCAGACGCTTTATCCAGCATGCAGATTTTACCAGTAGAAGAAATTGAATGTGGTTTTTTCCTTAATATGACGATTAAAGATCGCGCCGGTGTATTGGCTAATATTACGCAAATTCTGTCAATGAATGATATTAGTATTGAGTCTCTTATTCAGCGAGAGCGTGAGGGTAGTGAGTTAGTGCCCTTGGTTGTGATGACTCACGATGTAAAAGAACGCAACATGAACGCGGCGATTGCAGCGATTGAAGCTTTGCCGGACGTTGCGGGAACTGTGCAACGAATCCGCGTCGAAAACTTGGCGTAA
- the ffh gene encoding signal recognition particle protein, protein MFDNLSNRLTSSLDRIRGRAKLTDDNIKEVLREVRMALLEADVALPVVKDFIEAVRERAIGTEVSKSLSPGQVFLKIVKQELENVMGQANDGLNLRVAGPAVILLAGLQGAGKTTSAAKLAKYLKEREKKSVSVVSADVYRPAAIKQLETLAGEVGVDFIPSDLSQKPIDIVNSAIDYAKKAHKDVLIVDTAGRLAIDDDMMAEIKALHAAANPIETLFVVDAMTGQDAANTAKAFGDVLPLTGVILTKTDGDARGGAALSVRHITGKPIKFLGVGEKTDALEPFHPDRLASRILGMGDMLSLIEEAEQKIDKEKAEKLAGKLKKGKGFDLEDFKEQLQQMKNMGGMSSMLDKMPGMGQLGNVKDKVNDKMFVQMEALINSMTSAERRNPDVINGSRKKRISTGAGLQIQDLNRLLKQHKQMQKMMKKMTAKGGMQKMMRGLGGMMPGGGMPGGGNFPKF, encoded by the coding sequence ATGTTCGACAATTTATCGAATCGTTTAACTTCCTCGCTTGATCGTATTCGAGGTCGAGCTAAATTAACTGACGACAACATAAAAGAAGTGTTGCGTGAAGTGCGTATGGCACTTCTTGAGGCTGATGTTGCACTGCCAGTAGTCAAAGATTTTATTGAAGCCGTCAGAGAGCGTGCAATAGGGACGGAAGTCTCAAAAAGTTTGAGTCCTGGGCAGGTTTTCCTGAAAATTGTTAAGCAGGAACTTGAAAATGTAATGGGGCAGGCGAACGATGGGCTGAATCTTCGTGTTGCTGGCCCTGCTGTTATCTTATTGGCAGGTTTGCAAGGGGCGGGTAAAACCACCTCGGCTGCTAAGTTGGCTAAGTATTTAAAAGAGCGCGAGAAAAAATCTGTCTCTGTTGTCAGTGCAGACGTTTATCGTCCTGCTGCTATTAAGCAGCTCGAAACACTTGCTGGTGAAGTGGGTGTTGACTTTATTCCAAGTGACCTGTCACAGAAGCCAATTGACATTGTTAACAGCGCAATTGATTACGCAAAAAAAGCCCATAAAGATGTTTTAATAGTCGATACGGCGGGTCGCTTAGCCATTGATGACGACATGATGGCGGAGATTAAGGCGCTACACGCAGCGGCTAATCCAATCGAAACCTTATTTGTTGTCGATGCAATGACCGGCCAGGATGCCGCAAATACTGCAAAGGCATTTGGTGATGTTTTACCTTTAACAGGCGTTATCTTAACGAAGACTGACGGTGATGCTCGTGGCGGTGCTGCGTTGTCTGTTCGTCATATTACTGGTAAACCTATTAAGTTCTTAGGTGTTGGTGAAAAAACCGATGCGCTAGAGCCTTTCCACCCTGATCGTTTAGCGTCTCGTATCTTGGGTATGGGGGACATGCTTTCTTTAATAGAGGAAGCAGAGCAAAAAATAGATAAAGAAAAAGCTGAAAAATTAGCCGGGAAGCTGAAAAAAGGCAAAGGTTTTGACTTAGAAGACTTTAAAGAACAGCTTCAGCAAATGAAAAACATGGGCGGTATGAGCTCAATGTTAGATAAAATGCCAGGCATGGGGCAATTGGGTAATGTTAAGGATAAAGTGAATGACAAAATGTTCGTTCAAATGGAAGCCTTAATTAATTCAATGACGTCAGCTGAGCGCCGTAATCCTGATGTTATTAATGGATCGCGAAAAAAACGTATTTCAACGGGCGCGGGGTTACAGATACAAGATTTGAATCGTTTGCTTAAACAACATAAGCAAATGCAAAAAATGATGAAGAAGATGACCGCTAAAGGTGGTATGCAAAAAATGATGCGTGGTTTAGGCGGAATGATGCCAGGTGGTGGCATGCCGGGTGGTGGAAATTTCCCTAAGTTTTAA
- the trmD gene encoding tRNA (guanosine(37)-N1)-methyltransferase TrmD yields the protein MKVSVISLFPEMFQAITQYGVTGRAIKSGLVEVDFYNPRDFTHDKHKTVDDRPYGGGPGMLMKVQPLKDAIASAKVSVPNAKVIYLSPQGRTLTQEGVQQLAKQAEFILVAGRYEGVDERLIQSQIDEEWSIGDFVLSGGELPAMVLMDTVFRMVPGVLGKQASADEDSFADGLLDCPHYTRPEVLNGEPVPSVLLSGNHEEIRRWRLKQKLGRTFERRPDLLQYLELDKEQQLLLEEFIRETEDSTSAE from the coding sequence GTGAAGGTTAGCGTTATATCGCTCTTTCCGGAAATGTTTCAGGCCATTACCCAATATGGAGTAACAGGCAGAGCCATTAAGTCTGGGTTGGTTGAGGTGGATTTTTATAATCCACGAGATTTTACTCATGACAAGCATAAAACAGTAGATGATCGTCCTTATGGTGGTGGTCCAGGGATGCTCATGAAAGTGCAGCCTCTCAAAGACGCCATTGCGAGTGCCAAAGTATCGGTGCCCAATGCAAAAGTTATTTATCTATCCCCTCAAGGGCGTACGCTAACGCAAGAAGGTGTGCAGCAGCTTGCTAAACAAGCAGAATTTATTCTGGTAGCAGGTCGCTATGAAGGCGTTGATGAACGTTTAATTCAATCACAGATTGATGAAGAATGGTCAATTGGCGACTTTGTCCTAAGTGGTGGCGAGTTGCCGGCTATGGTACTCATGGATACTGTATTTCGTATGGTTCCAGGAGTGTTAGGAAAGCAGGCGTCTGCGGATGAAGATTCATTTGCTGACGGTTTGTTGGATTGCCCGCATTATACTCGCCCTGAAGTACTGAATGGTGAACCTGTGCCATCTGTGCTACTTAGTGGCAACCACGAGGAGATTAGGCGCTGGCGATTAAAGCAAAAGCTCGGAAGAACTTTTGAACGCCGGCCAGACCTTCTGCAATACCTTGAGTTGGACAAGGAACAGCAGTTGTTGTTAGAAGAGTTTATTCGCGAAACTGAAGATTCAACCTCGGCAGAGTAG
- a CDS encoding cytochrome C assembly family protein, protein MIQLSLWLACMACLIAGTAYYLRPKNRSTQYIGAMAIAVHTFSLTQLLLNYDGFNFLTIGLLIAIIGNSLLWLSNRDKDLSLLLGTALLLSAIIIALNAIEPWDLTQLHSSSWGTSAHILIASAAYSLFTTACGVGILLSIQEYQLKHHKLKQLLRVPPLQVLEQLMFEFIWAAFILLTVTIATGFYFIEDMFAQHLVHKTFFTIASWFVFAGLLLGRHLVGWRGQLAVKLTLSGFFLLMLGYFGSQIVLQVLSNSSTMG, encoded by the coding sequence ATGATTCAATTATCGCTTTGGCTTGCTTGTATGGCTTGTTTGATCGCTGGCACAGCGTATTATCTTCGTCCGAAAAATCGTTCTACCCAGTATATTGGGGCGATGGCAATCGCCGTGCATACCTTTTCACTGACTCAATTATTACTTAACTATGACGGCTTTAATTTTTTAACCATAGGGCTTCTGATTGCCATTATCGGCAACAGCTTACTTTGGTTAAGTAATCGCGATAAAGATTTATCCCTATTACTAGGCACTGCTTTACTACTGAGTGCCATCATCATTGCTCTAAACGCCATTGAACCATGGGATTTAACACAGCTACACAGTAGCTCATGGGGCACTAGCGCCCACATACTTATAGCATCCGCTGCTTATAGTTTATTTACCACCGCTTGCGGGGTAGGAATACTCCTTTCTATTCAAGAGTACCAACTTAAGCACCATAAGCTTAAACAGTTACTGAGAGTCCCTCCATTACAAGTATTGGAGCAGTTAATGTTTGAGTTTATCTGGGCAGCCTTCATCTTGTTAACCGTCACAATAGCGACTGGGTTTTATTTTATTGAAGACATGTTTGCCCAACACCTCGTCCATAAGACATTCTTCACAATAGCTTCTTGGTTTGTTTTCGCAGGGTTATTACTAGGCAGACACCTTGTAGGCTGGCGTGGACAATTGGCGGTAAAACTTACCTTGAGCGGCTTCTTCTTACTAATGCTAGGCTATTTTGGCAGTCAAATTGTGCTACAAGTTTTATCAAACTCGTCGACAATGGGATAA
- the rimM gene encoding ribosome maturation factor RimM (Essential for efficient processing of 16S rRNA), translated as MSALKQAAAPEQALVVGRITSVYGVKGWVKLYSHTDPMQGIFDYKHWWLKTPSGWKTIELSQGRLQGRGLVASVIGYSDRDLVKEICGMDVYIDAAELPELEEGDYYWSQLEGLRVITKEGVLLGKVSQIMETGANDVIVVRACEGSFDREERLIPYSPGTHVLNIDLEQQEMAVDWDPEF; from the coding sequence ATGTCTGCATTAAAACAAGCGGCCGCTCCTGAGCAAGCGCTTGTCGTTGGACGCATTACATCAGTTTATGGTGTTAAGGGGTGGGTGAAGTTATATTCACACACTGACCCAATGCAAGGAATCTTCGATTACAAGCATTGGTGGTTGAAAACTCCTAGTGGGTGGAAAACCATAGAATTAAGCCAAGGGCGTTTGCAAGGACGTGGTTTGGTGGCATCGGTAATAGGCTATAGCGACAGAGACCTTGTGAAAGAAATTTGTGGTATGGACGTTTATATTGATGCAGCAGAACTACCAGAATTGGAAGAAGGTGATTATTACTGGAGCCAACTGGAAGGTCTGAGGGTTATTACCAAAGAGGGTGTCCTCTTAGGGAAGGTTTCTCAAATTATGGAAACCGGTGCGAATGATGTGATTGTTGTCCGCGCGTGTGAAGGTAGCTTTGATCGTGAAGAGCGATTGATTCCTTATTCTCCAGGAACTCATGTTTTAAACATCGATTTAGAACAGCAGGAAATGGCAGTTGACTGGGATCCAGAATTTTAA
- the rpsP gene encoding 30S ribosomal protein S16: MVTIRLSRGGSKKRPFYHLNVADSRRARDGRYIERLGFFNPVARGQEERLRIDLDRVNHWVSQGAQLSDRAAQLVKDAGKNA; encoded by the coding sequence ATGGTAACTATTCGTCTTTCTCGTGGTGGCTCTAAAAAGCGCCCATTCTATCATTTGAACGTGGCTGATAGCCGTCGTGCACGTGATGGTCGTTATATCGAGCGTTTGGGTTTCTTTAACCCTGTTGCTCGTGGTCAAGAAGAACGTCTACGCATCGATTTAGATCGCGTAAATCATTGGGTTAGCCAAGGCGCTCAACTTTCTGACCGTGCTGCGCAGCTTGTAAAAGATGCTGGCAAAAACGCTTAA
- a CDS encoding thioredoxin fold domain-containing protein: MFSRFLFLCAFSTLFSNAIWADEAQILSALKKALPQYDVGSVKFHQASGLYVAEMNGGPTLHVTSDGRYFVAGDLYKINGERLENETEKAKLAKVEALPESQMIIYKAKDEKAHITVFTDVDCGYCRMLHNDVPALNERGITVRYVAFPRAGVGSGAYNKMVSIWCSDDPKSWLTKVKLGEKIPENKCANPIADQFNLGRMVGVRGTPSIVLPNGTLLPGYLPVDKLAKEVGL, translated from the coding sequence ATGTTTTCTCGTTTTCTGTTTTTATGTGCTTTTTCAACTCTTTTTTCTAATGCCATTTGGGCAGATGAAGCTCAGATCCTCTCCGCTTTAAAAAAAGCCCTACCACAATATGATGTCGGAAGTGTTAAATTTCACCAAGCATCAGGATTGTATGTTGCTGAGATGAATGGCGGTCCGACGCTACACGTTACCTCAGATGGCCGTTATTTTGTCGCAGGAGATTTGTATAAAATTAATGGTGAGCGATTAGAAAATGAAACCGAGAAAGCGAAGCTTGCTAAGGTTGAAGCTCTGCCAGAATCCCAAATGATTATTTATAAAGCGAAAGATGAGAAGGCCCATATTACCGTTTTTACGGATGTAGATTGTGGCTACTGTCGAATGCTGCATAATGATGTTCCAGCATTAAATGAAAGAGGCATCACCGTGCGCTACGTGGCTTTTCCTAGAGCGGGTGTTGGTTCAGGTGCTTATAATAAAATGGTGAGCATCTGGTGTTCTGATGACCCTAAATCTTGGCTAACAAAAGTGAAGTTAGGAGAAAAAATACCAGAAAATAAATGTGCAAATCCAATTGCTGATCAATTTAATTTAGGTCGGATGGTGGGAGTGCGAGGTACGCCGTCTATTGTTTTACCCAACGGTACGCTGTTACCGGGTTATTTGCCTGTAGATAAGTTGGCAAAAGAAGTTGGGTTATAG
- the thrC gene encoding threonine synthase — translation MKYISTRGKAPALSFGDVLLAGLANDGGLYVPETLPHYSKEEIASWASLSYQALAFKIMWPFVEGDIPADAFKKMIDDAYASFNHSSIAPMVQVGNNEWILELFRGPTLAFKDFALQLLGRLMDYVLSERKEKLVILGATSGDTGSAAIEGCRHSEHLSIFILHPYQRVSEVQRRQMTTVIDDNVFNIAVKGNFDDCQGMVKSSFADQSFLKGAKLGAVNSINWARIMAQIVYYFSSALSLGAPHRKVSFSVPTGNFGDIFAGYLAKKMGLPIDQLVVATNKNDILHRVIAQNDMSRQSLNVTLSPSMDIMVSSNFERLLFDAHGRDGAKIDDLMARFNKGDVSLDDQAWSFVKENFDSYKVDDEKTCDVIADVFAKTQYLLDPHTAIGLEAARHCWKDKSVPMITLATAHPVKFPEAVEKAGCETPVLPEHMADLFEREESYTVLDNSLSDVQAFVTQKI, via the coding sequence ATGAAGTACATTTCTACTCGTGGTAAAGCCCCTGCGCTTTCTTTTGGCGATGTGTTGTTGGCTGGTTTGGCGAATGATGGTGGCTTGTATGTGCCGGAAACCTTGCCACATTACAGCAAAGAAGAAATAGCATCATGGGCGAGCCTTAGTTATCAAGCACTCGCTTTTAAGATTATGTGGCCCTTTGTTGAAGGCGATATTCCTGCCGATGCATTTAAGAAAATGATTGACGATGCATATGCTAGCTTCAATCATTCATCGATTGCACCGATGGTTCAAGTTGGTAATAACGAATGGATACTTGAGTTGTTCCGTGGTCCAACACTGGCGTTTAAAGATTTTGCATTGCAGCTACTGGGTCGTTTGATGGACTATGTTCTGTCTGAACGCAAAGAAAAACTTGTGATTCTTGGTGCGACGTCAGGAGACACTGGATCAGCTGCAATTGAAGGTTGTCGTCATTCTGAACACCTTAGTATTTTTATTTTACATCCCTATCAACGTGTATCAGAAGTACAGCGTCGTCAAATGACCACGGTGATCGATGATAATGTGTTTAATATTGCAGTCAAAGGTAACTTTGATGATTGCCAAGGTATGGTGAAATCCAGCTTTGCCGATCAGTCTTTTTTGAAAGGCGCCAAGCTGGGTGCGGTTAACTCGATTAATTGGGCGCGTATTATGGCTCAGATTGTTTATTATTTTTCGTCTGCTTTGTCGCTTGGCGCGCCTCATCGTAAGGTATCTTTCTCGGTTCCAACGGGGAATTTCGGCGATATTTTTGCCGGATATTTGGCGAAAAAAATGGGCTTACCAATTGATCAACTCGTGGTAGCAACAAACAAGAACGATATTTTGCATCGTGTGATTGCCCAGAACGACATGAGTCGTCAGTCGTTGAATGTTACTTTATCGCCAAGCATGGACATTATGGTATCGAGCAACTTCGAACGCCTATTGTTCGATGCTCATGGTCGTGATGGTGCCAAGATTGATGATTTGATGGCTCGCTTTAATAAAGGCGATGTTTCTCTTGATGATCAAGCCTGGTCGTTCGTGAAAGAGAACTTTGATAGCTATAAAGTGGACGATGAAAAAACGTGTGACGTGATTGCGGATGTTTTTGCTAAGACTCAGTACTTGCTTGACCCTCATACGGCGATTGGTCTTGAGGCCGCTCGTCATTGTTGGAAAGACAAATCAGTTCCAATGATTACATTGGCCACTGCGCATCCGGTTAAATTTCCTGAAGCCGTTGAAAAAGCAGGCTGTGAAACGCCGGTGTTGCCTGAACACATGGCAGATCTTTTCGAACGAGAGGAATCCTACACTGTGCTTGATAATAGCCTGAGCGACGTTCAAGCTTTTGTAACGCAAAAAATATAA
- the rplS gene encoding 50S ribosomal protein L19 has product MSNKTKLIQQIEAEQMTKEIPAFGTGDTIVVQVKVKEGSRERLQAYEGIVIAKRNRGLNSAFTVRKISSGIGVERAFQTYSPLVESIEVKRRGDVRQAKIYYLRERSGKSARIKEKLAKR; this is encoded by the coding sequence ATGAGTAATAAAACTAAACTGATTCAGCAGATAGAAGCTGAACAGATGACAAAAGAAATCCCAGCCTTCGGGACTGGTGATACTATTGTTGTTCAAGTTAAAGTTAAAGAAGGTTCACGTGAGCGTCTACAGGCCTATGAAGGTATTGTAATTGCTAAGCGTAACCGTGGCCTTAACTCAGCATTTACCGTTCGTAAAATTTCTAGCGGTATTGGTGTTGAGCGTGCTTTCCAAACGTACAGCCCTTTGGTTGAAAGCATCGAAGTTAAACGCCGCGGTGACGTGCGTCAAGCTAAGATCTACTACCTACGCGAGCGTTCTGGTAAATCTGCACGTATCAAAGAGAAATTGGCAAAACGTTAA